GATCATGAAGAGGTGATCTCGGCCTTGAGCTCTTTAATGGCTCCGGCCGGGATTTATCTTGACTGAGAGATAAAAATGTGAGAGCTTAAATATGAGTTAACAGCTTAACATCAATAAGAAAATCAGATTATGTTACGTATAGCAAATACAAAGCTTCAGTGCGGCTGATCGGGCCAGATCATTGAATCCTGTTTGAAATGTGGAGGTTGGCCCACAGATTTTCATGTGCTATCAAATCTATGTGAACTCCCCCATTGCCTCATGTCATAATTCTTCATGCACTGGTCCACCTGAGATATATAATTTCCGGGAACCCCAAAGACCTCACAAAACAAAGAATACGGAGGTGGACCATGACAACACAAGAAGCGATCAGGCTGTTCGATAATTATCTCCAGTCAAACCATAAACAGCGGACCATCGACAGTTACGATCATCTGCTTATCAGGTTCGAGAGGATTTACGCTGAAAGAGCCCTGGATTCCATTGGTACCGATGAAATCTACACCTTCCTGGAGACACTAACACAGGATCTTGCCAAATCAACTCGAAGACTACGATATGCCCAGTTAAAAGCCTTTTACAATTTCATCATCGACCGCTGTTCACTGAACATGAAAAATCCCTGCAATACGTCACTGCTTAGGAAATCCTATCGAACATCCAAGCAGGTCTTGCGCAAGGTGCTCGAACGGGAAACGGTGGATGAAATGATCTACAACACGAAAAGAGTGAGAGATCGCTTGATCCTGGAACTTCAGGCAAGATGTGGGTTGCGAATCGGTGAATTGCTGAAGATAAAGGTGTCGGATGTCTCTGACAGAACCATTACCCTGCGGGAACCAAAATCCGGTAAAGAATCAGAACTTGCCTATATGCCGGAGAATGTGTCAAAAAAGCTGACGGAATACATCAAAGATAATGCCCTTAAATCGGATGACCGCCCATTTCCGATATGCTATTCAACGGCAAGGGCTCTTGTAAGGCGGCTGGGCGAGAAAGTGAATGTCCGTATTTCGCCACATGATCTCCGGAGATACTCGGCCACCTATGCCAGCAGAAACGGTGTGCCTCTGGAAGTCGTATCGAAAGTGATCTTGAGGCACCAGGATTTGAAGACTACCCAGGTCTATCTCGGCAAGATCAGTGACTCAGAGGCGATCCGGTGGATGGACATCCTGCATGGGAAATAGTATTAACATGCCTTCACAGAAGATGGTCTTTGGGGTTCTCTATAGTGATGGCGGCCAAGACAATTTGGTAGAAATTCTTCCTTTCATATTCAAAATATCATTTGCAAAAAGGCCTCTTTTATGGTCTTATTTGTAAAAATTATTTACCAGGACGTTGATATGTCCCTAAAAGCGAAAGCATCCTCCCCAACCGATCTGCCATCCTGGGTTGATTCCCGCCAAGAGCAGGGTCTCTATTTCTTTACCCGTGAAGATGCCATCCAGACCCTTCAGTTCTCTGAGGAAGCCTTCAAGAAGGCCGCAGCAAGACTCGCGAAAAAAAACAGGATATTGCGTATCCGAAGCGGCTTTTTCGTCATCGTTCCCCTGGAATATCGCATCACCAGGATATTGCCGGCGGAATGGTTTATCGCTGATCTAATGGCCTACCTGGAGCAACCTTATTACGTGGGGCTGCTTAGCGCCGCGTCCCTTCAGGGCGCTGCACACCAGCAGCCACAACAGTTTCAGGTTGTTACTACGGTACCCCAGCGCGAAGTCCGAAAAAAAGGCCTTGCCATCCGATTTTTCTTCAAGACGAACTTCAACGCAACCCCGGTCACTCAAATAAAGGTTCAAACGGGGCATATTTCCGTCTCTTCACCGGAGGCTACGGCCATTGATCTCATTCGTTATGCAAGATCTATAGGCGGGCTGGATCGCGCGATTACCGTGCTTCAAGAACTTGGAGAGTCTATGACTTCTGCCAAGCTGATAGACGCCGTAAAAGCGGAGGGAAATCTGGTCTGTGCTCAAAGACTGGGTTGGTTGATGGAGAAAGCCGGGCACGCTGCGCTGGTCCTGGATCTGGCTGGTTTAATCGCCGACAAAAATCCACCCTTTACAAGACTGGATCCTTCATTACCTGCCGGGGAAGCTGAAAAGGATACCCGCTGGCGACTTCTGATTAATACGGATGTGGAGGGTGATCTATGATTCCAAAAGCGGATATTGTAGCCTGGCGCCAGTTTGTGCCCTGGGTTACCGATGCCCAGGTTGAACAGGACCTGATCATAAGCAGGGCTCTTGTTTCCATTTTTCAAAGCCCCTTTCTTGCAGAGCGATTGGCTTTTCGGGGCGGTACGGCATTGCACAAGTTCTATTTTGATATTCCTCGACGCTATTCGGAAGATATTGACCTGGTTCAAATTATCCCGGCGCCCATCGGACAGGTCATTGATACCCTGCAAGAATTGTTGAATGGCTTTCTTGGAGCGCCACGCCGCAAGCAAACGGAGCAATCAGTCATATTGACCTATCGGATGGAATCGGAGGGGCCTCCAGTCGTACGAATGCGACTAAAAGTTGAAATCAATACGCGAGAGCATTTCGCAGTAGAAGGCTATCGGAAGCAACCGTTTGCCGTTCAATCCCGTTGGTTCCAGGGACGCTGTGAAATAACAACCTATGTGCTTGAGGAAATGCTCGCGACCAAATTGAGGGCCTTGTATCAGCGGAGAAAGGGACGCGATCTTTTTGATTTATGGCTGGGCATCACAGAAGGGAAAGCGGATGCTGGCAAAGTAATCCAAATATTCAAACATTACATGGAAACCGAGGGTCAGATCGTTGACAGCATGCGTTATGAAAAGAATCTTCAAGAGAAAATGAGACATAAGGGCTTCCTAAGTGATCTAAATCCCTTGCTGCCTGCTGATGCAACGTATGATGTCCAGGAAGCCTATGTCTTCATAAAAAATGAAGTCGTCGACAAGCTGAATATACTTTAAGGCAAGTATTTTAACAGCCCAAAGGAGTCTTTATGACGACTTACTACCAGAACGAATACCTCTTCTCCGAAATATACCTGCAGGAAATCACCCAGCAACCTGAAGACACAGAAATCCTGGCATCACTGAACATGTTAAAAGAATATCGAGAGTGGACGAGTTCATCACCGATCTAAAGAAAGATACCTAAAACAAGTGCACGGGAGGTCGGCTTTATTGATATTTTATCAAGATCATCCTTACCGATAACAAATACAAAGCGAGAGTTTGGGTGGTCGGTCCGGATCAATGATAACTGGTTGAAACGTGCATATTTTTGAGTGTGATTTTTTCAAGGCGACGTGGTATGTATATCTTCCTGTAATCAGTAAGCAGGTGGAGTCACGAAAAGTTGATGATTTCAGATGGCACACAACATCTTATTTGGGTCTGTCGCGGCCAGGAGATCAGGCGGCCGTCGAATCCGAAGCATGTTCCACTACCCAAGTATCTCACGTGGCATCGACGCGAAATTTACAAGGAAGGGGCGCGGTTTCTGGATAGTAACGTCTGAGCATCATGTCTTAAAGGACGCTACATCCGCCACGGCACAGTGACACCCTAACTGTGGCGCGGCCTTCAGCCTTTTTTCGAAGAATAGGCGACTGATAATATGTTGTATAATTGCCGTAATCAAAAGCACTTGATCCTGGCGGCAACGCAGGTTCTTTCGGCATGACCCTGCGCGATGCCGTTTCAATAGCCTAATATTCGCTTTGGAGTGGTGGCAAAAATGGCACGAGTGATAAACCGCACCGCCGCTAATAACGGCGTCACTCTGGACTTTGAGAAGAGTCAAGATACCGATGCCCTACGTACTAACATGGATGAAGAAAACGACCTTATAGCCTTCGGTAAAAAAGGAATCGGATTCTATGAATCGTTTGCTGCTATATCCTAGCGCCCAAGAAGAGCGCGATTTGTGGAAGAGATACTCCAAACTCCGCCGCATAGATGAGATTCTATGTTTGAAAACCATTGCTCATAAGGTACCGGGAGTGGGTCGGATATTCTCTGAAATTGTTGAGGACATCGTCAAGTCTGTTGATCTCGTTGTGCTACTACGAAAACTCTCTGATTTAGATAGGCTCGGT
This sequence is a window from Syntrophales bacterium. Protein-coding genes within it:
- a CDS encoding site-specific integrase; this encodes MTTQEAIRLFDNYLQSNHKQRTIDSYDHLLIRFERIYAERALDSIGTDEIYTFLETLTQDLAKSTRRLRYAQLKAFYNFIIDRCSLNMKNPCNTSLLRKSYRTSKQVLRKVLERETVDEMIYNTKRVRDRLILELQARCGLRIGELLKIKVSDVSDRTITLREPKSGKESELAYMPENVSKKLTEYIKDNALKSDDRPFPICYSTARALVRRLGEKVNVRISPHDLRRYSATYASRNGVPLEVVSKVILRHQDLKTTQVYLGKISDSEAIRWMDILHGK
- a CDS encoding type IV toxin-antitoxin system AbiEi family antitoxin, whose protein sequence is MSLKAKASSPTDLPSWVDSRQEQGLYFFTREDAIQTLQFSEEAFKKAAARLAKKNRILRIRSGFFVIVPLEYRITRILPAEWFIADLMAYLEQPYYVGLLSAASLQGAAHQQPQQFQVVTTVPQREVRKKGLAIRFFFKTNFNATPVTQIKVQTGHISVSSPEATAIDLIRYARSIGGLDRAITVLQELGESMTSAKLIDAVKAEGNLVCAQRLGWLMEKAGHAALVLDLAGLIADKNPPFTRLDPSLPAGEAEKDTRWRLLINTDVEGDL
- a CDS encoding nucleotidyl transferase AbiEii/AbiGii toxin family protein; the encoded protein is MIPKADIVAWRQFVPWVTDAQVEQDLIISRALVSIFQSPFLAERLAFRGGTALHKFYFDIPRRYSEDIDLVQIIPAPIGQVIDTLQELLNGFLGAPRRKQTEQSVILTYRMESEGPPVVRMRLKVEINTREHFAVEGYRKQPFAVQSRWFQGRCEITTYVLEEMLATKLRALYQRRKGRDLFDLWLGITEGKADAGKVIQIFKHYMETEGQIVDSMRYEKNLQEKMRHKGFLSDLNPLLPADATYDVQEAYVFIKNEVVDKLNIL